One Paenibacillus sp. FSL W8-0186 genomic window carries:
- a CDS encoding DUF4190 domain-containing protein, whose translation MDYNSSGQYNYNYPPAPPQPPAPPAEQNTNGKSVTALVLGILAIAIPYIGFFLGIVAIIIASLSFKEIKVTQEKGHGFSVAGLVCGIIGTVIYGLFILFFVIVIIAAVSTPDNYWNYSNF comes from the coding sequence ATGGATTATAATTCTTCCGGGCAGTACAACTACAATTATCCGCCCGCCCCACCCCAGCCGCCTGCACCGCCTGCCGAGCAGAATACGAATGGAAAATCAGTTACGGCGCTGGTTTTGGGAATTTTGGCTATTGCTATACCGTACATTGGATTCTTTTTAGGGATCGTAGCGATCATTATTGCGTCTCTTTCCTTTAAGGAAATCAAGGTGACTCAGGAGAAAGGGCATGGCTTCTCCGTAGCTGGATTGGTATGCGGCATTATCGGAACCGTAATTTATGGCCTTTTCATCCTGTTCTTTGTCATCGTAATTATCGCTGCCGTATCTACACCGGATAACTACTGGAACTACTCGAACTTCTAA
- a CDS encoding type II toxin-antitoxin system PemK/MazF family toxin, with product MIVKRGDVFFADLSPVVGSEQGGVRPVLIIQNDIGNRFSPTVIVAAITAQIQKAKLPTHVEIEAATHGFDRDSVILLEQIRTIDKQRLTDKITHLDDETMKKVNDSLLISLGLIDF from the coding sequence TTGATTGTAAAGCGCGGCGACGTATTTTTTGCAGACCTTTCCCCTGTGGTCGGTTCTGAACAGGGCGGGGTAAGACCTGTGCTTATCATCCAGAACGATATCGGCAATCGATTCAGCCCTACGGTAATCGTTGCTGCCATTACCGCTCAAATTCAAAAAGCGAAGCTCCCGACTCATGTTGAGATTGAAGCGGCTACGCATGGATTCGACCGGGATTCCGTCATCTTGCTTGAACAGATACGAACGATTGACAAGCAAAGATTAACGGACAAAATTACCCACCTGGATGATGAGACGATGAAAAAGGTTAACGATTCGCTGCTTATTAGTCTGGGATTAATCGATTTTTGA
- a CDS encoding ribbon-helix-helix protein, CopG family, which yields MANMQNTKRIMISLPDHLLQEVDGIVAMENSNRSELIRQAMKLYLNERKKRFIRESMQRGYMEMAKINLTMASEAFHAEEDADSTLDRLVSGV from the coding sequence ATGGCCAATATGCAGAACACCAAAAGGATTATGATCAGCTTACCGGATCATCTGTTACAGGAAGTGGATGGAATCGTAGCTATGGAGAACTCCAATCGTAGTGAGCTTATTAGGCAAGCCATGAAACTGTATTTGAACGAACGGAAGAAACGCTTCATCCGGGAGTCAATGCAGCGCGGCTACATGGAAATGGCCAAAATTAACTTAACCATGGCCTCTGAAGCTTTCCACGCGGAGGAAGATGCAGACAGCACTCTGGACCGCCTAGTTAGCGGGGTGTGA
- the alr gene encoding alanine racemase, with amino-acid sequence MQVKYRPTRAEIDLDALYANYTALRRRIPADMKLLACVKANAYGHGAVPIAKELEQYGADYLSVAFLDEALELRQAGLTIPILVLGYTPPHGIRTAWENGITLTLFSGEVLDEIKAIDPVEYPGKLKVHIKIDSGMGRLGLLPGDEALDFIRHAMSLPQLEVEGIFTHFATADEQDKSYTLEQYRRFQNVVHALKHYDLDIPIIHTGNSAVAIDLPEISCQMVRIGIALYGLYPSDEVHKAQVPLHPVLSLKTETVQVKTLPPHSSVSYGAKYVTDREEIIATLPIGYADGYSRMLSGKAQMLIRGRRVPVVGTICMDQCMVSLQSLAEEAEEIQVGEEVVLIGRQSGATITADELASMLGTINYELICMLAHRVPRLYIGTNRPQILVNPLFA; translated from the coding sequence GTGCAAGTGAAGTATCGACCTACCCGTGCAGAAATCGATTTGGACGCGCTTTATGCCAACTATACTGCTCTACGGAGAAGAATACCGGCGGACATGAAGCTGTTGGCATGCGTTAAAGCAAATGCATATGGACATGGAGCTGTGCCCATCGCCAAAGAACTTGAGCAATACGGTGCCGACTATCTTAGCGTAGCCTTCCTGGACGAGGCGCTGGAGCTGCGCCAAGCTGGTCTGACCATTCCTATTCTGGTTCTGGGCTATACCCCTCCGCACGGAATACGTACGGCATGGGAGAATGGGATTACGCTTACTTTGTTCAGCGGAGAGGTGCTTGACGAGATAAAGGCTATTGATCCTGTTGAGTATCCCGGCAAACTAAAAGTTCATATCAAAATCGATTCTGGTATGGGGCGTCTCGGACTCTTGCCCGGGGATGAGGCGCTGGATTTCATCCGCCATGCAATGAGCTTGCCGCAATTGGAAGTGGAGGGCATATTTACCCACTTTGCAACAGCGGATGAACAAGATAAGAGCTATACATTGGAACAGTACCGACGTTTTCAGAATGTGGTTCATGCGCTGAAGCATTATGATTTGGATATCCCGATTATACATACAGGCAACAGCGCGGTTGCAATTGATTTACCGGAGATTTCGTGCCAGATGGTGCGGATCGGCATCGCATTGTATGGTCTCTACCCGTCCGATGAGGTTCACAAGGCCCAGGTTCCGCTTCATCCGGTTCTGTCTCTTAAGACGGAAACCGTTCAGGTGAAGACTTTGCCGCCCCACTCCTCCGTAAGCTACGGAGCGAAATATGTGACGGACCGGGAAGAGATTATTGCAACGCTGCCCATAGGCTATGCCGACGGATATTCACGGATGCTTAGCGGTAAAGCGCAAATGCTTATTCGCGGACGGCGCGTCCCCGTCGTGGGAACGATCTGCATGGACCAATGTATGGTTTCGCTACAATCTTTAGCTGAAGAAGCTGAAGAAATCCAAGTCGGTGAGGAGGTTGTTCTCATCGGCCGGCAGTCCGGTGCAACGATTACAGCGGACGAACTGGCCTCCATGCTCGGTACCATAAACTACGAGTTGATTTGTATGCTGGCTCATCGTGTGCCCCGTCTATACATAGGCACAAATAGACCGCAAATTTTAGTTAACCCGTTGTTTGCCTGA
- a CDS encoding DUF4367 domain-containing protein: MRLITWALVIVICLSVVLGGCGKKDADGVVKDLDKIVTKLESYQGSGTMTLHTGDKPQEYRVEVWYQNPSFYRIALTNAQKDITQIVLKNDQGVYVLTPSLNKSFRFQSDWPENQGQVYLYQTLVRSILSDNTRQFVSDKDSYVFDVAANYNTHALVRQKIWLDKDDYAPKQVQVSDAEAKVVVEVKFDKFDFGAKFDDKSFDMQHNLDTAGQRAKGTLLEVDENGMLVERTDASETGANAAESDGSAAPALNEPFGVIVPTYLPEGVVYKDDKVVDDSDRSSVLLRYDGTYQFTVTESRSPDRTVSLVAGTVVDLGFTAGLLTGDELQTLTWTVDGLEFRITSDNLPVSEMVKIAASMEEHTGK; this comes from the coding sequence ATGCGACTGATCACTTGGGCGCTAGTCATTGTGATATGCTTGAGTGTTGTGTTGGGCGGGTGCGGCAAGAAGGATGCTGACGGTGTCGTCAAGGATTTGGACAAAATCGTTACCAAGCTGGAGAGCTACCAGGGCTCGGGAACGATGACGCTTCATACGGGGGATAAGCCCCAGGAGTACAGGGTTGAGGTGTGGTACCAGAATCCGTCTTTTTATCGGATTGCTCTGACGAATGCCCAGAAGGACATTACGCAGATCGTCCTTAAGAACGATCAGGGCGTTTACGTGTTGACGCCGAGCCTGAACAAGAGCTTCCGGTTCCAAAGCGATTGGCCGGAGAACCAAGGTCAGGTCTACTTGTATCAGACGCTTGTGCGCAGCATCCTGAGCGACAACACGCGCCAATTCGTAAGCGATAAGGACAGCTATGTGTTCGATGTGGCCGCAAACTATAATACTCATGCGCTTGTACGTCAAAAAATATGGCTGGACAAAGACGACTATGCGCCGAAGCAGGTGCAGGTTTCGGACGCCGAAGCGAAAGTCGTAGTCGAGGTCAAATTTGACAAATTTGATTTCGGTGCGAAGTTTGATGATAAATCATTCGACATGCAGCATAATCTGGACACGGCGGGCCAACGCGCCAAAGGGACGCTGCTCGAAGTTGATGAGAATGGGATGCTTGTGGAGAGGACGGACGCTTCCGAGACCGGAGCGAATGCAGCTGAGAGCGATGGTTCTGCCGCACCGGCGCTGAACGAGCCATTTGGGGTGATTGTTCCGACATATTTGCCTGAAGGTGTAGTGTATAAAGATGACAAAGTCGTAGATGATAGTGATAGAAGCAGCGTATTGCTCCGATATGACGGTACATATCAATTTACGGTAACTGAATCCCGTTCACCGGATCGCACGGTTTCGCTAGTTGCCGGAACAGTCGTTGATCTCGGCTTTACTGCCGGCCTGCTGACAGGGGATGAGCTGCAGACATTAACCTGGACTGTGGATGGATTGGAATTCCGTATTACAAGCGACAATCTTCCAGTGAGCGAAATGGTTAAAATCGCCGCGTCTATGGAGGAACATACGGGTAAATAA
- a CDS encoding ABC transporter substrate-binding protein produces MAIVFILAVALISGCGSAVSVTDQNNASADSEVLSPITRTVKDASGDVEIPATPIRIAVLLDYYADHLLELGIKPHASTTSLVDHQFLPYIADRMEGVIPLGASESPNLEALLEAEPDLILAYAPSHQDIEDSLRKIAPTLMLDGELMNDWRQLLLELGRIVGQEELAQQKLNDYLTKAESAQEELNRRAGDEVFVVMRVMPKELRVYGVDDIRIGRIIHHELGLNGLKLAEGKAMQTISLEELPSLNPDHIFLMENVEDTAKSRLDELKSSALWKNIKAVQKDQVYIVEQQLWNRGIAPIGSTQIIDQVLEIVK; encoded by the coding sequence ATGGCCATAGTTTTTATTCTAGCTGTTGCATTGATTTCGGGTTGCGGCTCTGCCGTATCCGTGACTGATCAGAATAATGCTTCTGCAGACTCGGAAGTTCTCTCCCCTATTACGCGAACGGTCAAGGATGCCAGCGGCGATGTGGAAATTCCAGCTACACCGATCAGAATAGCCGTATTGCTGGATTACTATGCGGACCACTTGCTGGAGCTCGGAATCAAACCTCATGCCTCAACGACGTCGCTTGTCGATCATCAGTTTCTACCATATATAGCAGATCGAATGGAAGGAGTAATCCCTTTAGGCGCATCGGAATCTCCGAACCTGGAGGCGCTTTTGGAGGCTGAGCCCGATTTAATTCTCGCTTACGCCCCCTCGCATCAAGATATCGAAGACAGTTTGCGGAAAATAGCGCCCACCCTTATGCTTGACGGAGAATTAATGAACGATTGGCGTCAGCTGCTCCTTGAACTGGGAAGAATCGTCGGGCAAGAGGAGCTAGCGCAGCAGAAGTTGAACGATTATTTGACTAAAGCTGAGAGTGCACAAGAGGAGCTCAACCGCAGAGCTGGCGATGAGGTGTTCGTCGTTATGCGCGTGATGCCTAAGGAATTGAGAGTATACGGAGTGGATGATATCCGTATCGGCCGCATCATTCATCACGAGCTTGGCTTAAACGGCTTGAAGCTGGCCGAGGGCAAAGCGATGCAGACGATTTCACTGGAAGAGCTGCCGAGTCTAAATCCTGATCATATTTTCCTGATGGAGAATGTAGAGGATACAGCCAAGAGCAGGTTAGATGAATTAAAGAGCTCGGCACTGTGGAAAAACATTAAAGCGGTTCAAAAAGATCAGGTATACATCGTTGAACAGCAATTATGGAATCGCGGCATTGCGCCGATTGGTTCTACTCAAATCATTGACCAGGTTCTGGAAATTGTGAAATAG
- a CDS encoding response regulator encodes MLRTVIVEDEWLSLNMIKRYIEEHPKYELIGAYSDPFEALKDISRLQVDVLFTDIGMPGLNGLQLAERAKQDSMQIVFTTAHREYAADAFRVDAVDYLLKPVTRRSIDEIAAKLERIKRLLAIEASNFKAPVMNVQCFGSFQTTNKDGQIVKWPTKKTEEMFAYFIANEGQIVNKWIIADTLWPEMDGSRAVHNVYNTIYRLKKTFEEFSLPLSIKTMNEGYVLEAEGAIVVDLYDFQELSGQKDLTAGQLQLLQNLYSGYLFQDKDYPWCINLRENLEVAHLIKQQQVSFSAGTAGMT; translated from the coding sequence ATGCTTAGAACAGTTATCGTAGAGGATGAATGGCTTTCTCTGAATATGATTAAAAGATACATAGAAGAGCATCCAAAATATGAGCTCATCGGGGCTTATTCCGATCCGTTCGAGGCGTTGAAGGATATTTCACGCTTGCAGGTTGACGTGCTTTTTACCGATATTGGCATGCCGGGTTTAAATGGATTGCAGCTGGCGGAGCGGGCAAAGCAGGATTCCATGCAAATTGTGTTTACAACGGCCCACCGGGAATATGCGGCCGATGCCTTCCGCGTAGATGCGGTGGATTATTTGCTGAAGCCGGTTACGCGCAGGTCCATCGACGAAATTGCCGCCAAATTGGAGCGAATAAAGCGGTTGCTCGCCATAGAAGCTTCGAATTTCAAGGCGCCTGTCATGAACGTACAATGCTTTGGTTCGTTTCAAACGACCAATAAGGACGGACAAATCGTGAAATGGCCAACGAAAAAAACGGAAGAAATGTTTGCTTATTTCATTGCGAATGAGGGGCAAATCGTAAACAAGTGGATCATCGCGGACACGCTATGGCCGGAAATGGATGGTTCGAGAGCGGTTCATAATGTATACAATACGATCTACCGGCTAAAGAAGACGTTTGAGGAGTTCTCCTTGCCCTTATCGATCAAGACCATGAATGAGGGCTATGTTCTTGAGGCAGAAGGGGCGATCGTTGTGGATCTATATGATTTCCAGGAACTATCGGGGCAGAAGGATTTGACGGCAGGTCAGCTTCAGCTCTTGCAAAACCTATACTCAGGTTATTTATTTCAAGATAAAGACTACCCTTGGTGTATCAATCTAAGGGAAAACCTAGAAGTGGCGCATCTAATAAAGCAGCAGCAGGTGTCCTTTAGTGCTGGAACAGCCGGCATGACCTGA
- a CDS encoding methyl-accepting chemotaxis protein encodes MLFLSGISLLLSFGTHAVHKYTSLFEDHKAMSGISQLSQGLSLFKSLLFFIPIVLMILSLLIYRRSTSSPALPWLVSTTLTFSSISIIAGGDGFVEYHFSIFMTIAIIAYYENILILIYSTAIFAVQHLAGYFWFPQLLCGTSDYRFSLLLIHALYLILTSGATIWFVYSKQIHTSEYEKKVASQQQALDEVLQNMNDSSKSVLKAVSQLLSGAGQSAKASQEIVTSIETISAGAYEQTNKLGLGVDSIQSMVDQVGHINENASVVTESSLATSKQVVYGQERIHLLASQIHVITCAVNNVNEVIQQLAESSQEINKLVDLISSIANQTNLLALNASIEAARAGEHGSGFAVVAAEVRKLAGQSNDSAAEIHRNVQSFQSRIDQVIGEMNVSLSEVQKGMEQITEMQRVFAEISESSKTVDQQINDISVTTDLLLQHSKQTNDMMVQVSEITSAFFSNIEKILSAAEEQSASSDAVHDIALNLESLVAELGGIVGSIERSLSADKL; translated from the coding sequence ATGCTCTTTTTGTCTGGAATATCGCTGTTGCTGTCATTTGGAACACATGCTGTACACAAATATACATCTCTGTTCGAGGATCATAAAGCGATGAGCGGGATCAGCCAGTTGTCGCAAGGGTTATCTCTGTTCAAAAGTTTGCTCTTTTTTATCCCGATTGTCCTAATGATATTAAGCCTCCTCATTTACAGGAGGAGCACCAGTTCCCCGGCTTTGCCATGGCTGGTCAGCACAACGCTGACATTCAGCAGCATTTCTATTATTGCGGGCGGCGACGGATTCGTGGAGTACCACTTCTCCATATTTATGACGATTGCGATTATCGCTTACTATGAAAACATTTTAATATTGATCTACAGCACCGCCATATTTGCGGTTCAGCATTTAGCCGGCTATTTCTGGTTCCCGCAGCTGCTCTGCGGCACGTCCGATTACCGGTTCTCGCTGCTGCTTATTCATGCGCTTTATTTAATTCTTACGAGCGGAGCAACGATCTGGTTCGTCTATTCCAAGCAAATACACACTAGTGAATACGAGAAAAAAGTAGCTTCCCAGCAGCAAGCCCTGGATGAAGTTCTGCAAAACATGAACGATTCCAGCAAGTCGGTGCTGAAGGCTGTCAGCCAGCTCTTGTCCGGTGCCGGCCAGTCGGCCAAGGCCAGCCAGGAAATCGTAACATCCATTGAAACGATCTCTGCGGGGGCTTACGAGCAGACGAATAAGCTGGGCTTAGGGGTCGACAGCATTCAAAGCATGGTGGATCAGGTCGGTCACATAAACGAAAATGCTAGTGTAGTTACAGAGAGTTCCCTGGCAACCTCAAAGCAGGTCGTTTATGGACAAGAGAGGATTCATCTGCTGGCGAGCCAGATTCACGTCATTACTTGTGCCGTCAATAATGTGAACGAAGTGATCCAGCAGCTGGCGGAAAGCTCTCAGGAAATCAACAAGCTCGTGGATCTCATATCATCCATCGCGAATCAAACTAATTTACTGGCCCTCAACGCCTCGATCGAAGCAGCCCGAGCCGGAGAACATGGAAGCGGATTTGCCGTGGTCGCCGCGGAAGTTCGCAAGCTGGCTGGACAATCCAATGATTCGGCTGCCGAAATACACAGGAACGTTCAATCTTTCCAAAGCCGCATTGATCAGGTAATCGGTGAAATGAATGTCAGCTTAAGCGAGGTACAGAAAGGCATGGAGCAGATTACCGAGATGCAGCGCGTCTTTGCGGAAATTTCCGAATCTTCAAAAACAGTCGATCAGCAAATTAATGACATCTCCGTCACGACCGATTTACTGCTCCAGCACTCCAAACAGACCAATGACATGATGGTTCAGGTGTCCGAAATAACGTCGGCTTTTTTCTCAAACATTGAGAAAATTTTATCCGCCGCGGAGGAGCAATCCGCATCCTCCGATGCAGTTCATGATATCGCCTTGAACCTGGAATCGCTCGTTGCCGAGCTAGGCGGGATTGTCGGCAGCATTGAGAGGAGCTTATCGGCGGATAAACTATAA
- a CDS encoding S-layer homology domain-containing protein, whose protein sequence is MICFTAMLLFAGPASRASAEQIQAETINIINYNPSGFATMSHRYSDGKDLFYIDLNFSQLPSNAKWATFMPIRGLSNGIEIYYSRDGITTEKRFISDYWYGLPTDARWITVSNFDGGLGQGNSIHNQKYRYSLDGVTVLEGDSVPAEAIWATLSYYETTWDGEAKTLDFSRSSGTYTLNVDTIQKVSISSSNQNAPKYAQAGDTVTLSISSAFYLKPPVVRIAGQEVQVVQNGNRKNWKAALMLDSSFPEGPVPFMLEYEDETGQRRGQLDATTDGSKVHVDKTPPIIIELRHSPTVWTQQNVYVVGSVRDDDSGVAAQKWLKGEHDASSMRIYGTTVPGNYFIATDNGKYTWYARDHVGNESIAVTEVTNIDRMAPTLEVFTKQQGWTNQPIPVTANAEDVQSGLNSGQFKWAAGQQTADYFRSGGALIVNNTFLADSNGKYTVYAVDQIGNETIQTITIDQIDLIPPSLTLTPSTGAPTSQDVMVSASAADQESGIAELKWAQGDHNTAYFTQGGSVFNDNFPVSENGIYTVYAEDGAGNGTVQTITITNIFKTGPSLTLSLSSTSWSNQPVAVNINYIGNGSGIAELEWAKQGPNGQRVALNTDDTRFLVHENGVYTVYAKDKAGFEVSADIEVSRIDVEAPQLDVSLDPVDWTNQPVTITAAADDNTDDHVALKWNEGRQPVSFFQNGGGVSFQNSFQVSQNGEYTVYAEDHAGNGAAETIVVSNYDGTEPTIHLSIGSSLPTNQSVTVTADVYDRLSGISEVKWAAGDQPVSYFELAGTAFGGSGSFEAELNDIYTVYAKDRAGNAAVQTIEITNIHRDIPVIKLTVYPTASTNQNVTVTTSVYSRVNLIAEKMAFGFHEPPYFDDHGDPLLPEVIAVDNGWISFYAKDEAGNETVKQIEITNIDRNRPVITLTGDPIISVVQGSSFEDPGASAADDVDGDITRKIRVSGQVDTGAVGEYILRYNVSDAAGNAAEEVVRTVKITPRPIIDDGGQGGGGNGGGSGGSPSNGGSPSNSSANPSSGDNTAPAKETGEGSKPDGLECSAGVPCRDNDIQVFLSDIEGHWASEAIRELARRGYIKGYPDGTFQPNRQLTRAEFVTLLVKVLELKEHEFAAQITPVFDDVQGHWAQKTIAGAQHYGLIHGYRDRIFAPDEPITREQMALILAKAYDLRVQSAVDFAAIESGALLYEDADHISAWAREAVRLVTEQQVMIGLPGNKFQPQALATRAEAAVVLLKLIRE, encoded by the coding sequence ATGATCTGTTTTACTGCGATGCTCTTATTTGCCGGACCTGCAAGCAGAGCTTCTGCCGAGCAGATTCAAGCCGAGACGATTAATATCATTAATTACAATCCGAGCGGATTCGCAACGATGTCGCATCGCTATAGTGATGGAAAGGATTTATTCTATATTGATTTAAACTTTAGTCAGCTGCCTTCCAACGCGAAGTGGGCAACGTTTATGCCGATCCGAGGTTTGAGCAATGGGATAGAAATCTATTACAGTCGTGACGGAATAACGACCGAGAAACGATTCATCAGCGATTATTGGTACGGACTTCCTACTGATGCTAGATGGATCACGGTCAGCAATTTCGACGGCGGTTTAGGCCAAGGAAATTCTATTCACAACCAAAAATACAGATACAGCCTGGACGGTGTCACTGTATTGGAAGGGGATTCGGTTCCTGCAGAAGCGATATGGGCGACCTTAAGTTATTATGAGACCACTTGGGACGGCGAGGCCAAAACGCTTGATTTCAGCAGATCTTCAGGCACTTATACGTTAAACGTCGATACGATACAGAAAGTGAGTATCTCATCGAGTAATCAGAACGCTCCAAAGTACGCGCAGGCCGGAGATACGGTCACGCTATCCATTTCCTCTGCATTTTATCTGAAGCCCCCCGTCGTGCGAATTGCCGGGCAGGAGGTTCAGGTGGTGCAAAATGGCAACCGTAAAAACTGGAAAGCTGCCTTGATGCTGGATTCTTCCTTTCCTGAAGGCCCTGTCCCGTTTATGCTCGAATATGAGGATGAAACAGGACAGCGGCGCGGCCAGCTCGACGCTACTACGGACGGGAGCAAGGTTCACGTTGATAAAACTCCGCCAATCATTATTGAACTTAGACATTCACCCACAGTTTGGACACAGCAGAATGTGTACGTCGTTGGTTCCGTCAGAGATGATGACTCTGGCGTTGCTGCACAGAAATGGTTGAAGGGCGAACATGACGCCTCATCCATGCGAATTTATGGAACCACAGTGCCTGGAAATTACTTTATAGCGACCGATAACGGCAAGTATACCTGGTACGCGAGAGATCACGTCGGCAATGAAAGCATTGCAGTCACTGAAGTTACGAATATTGACCGCATGGCACCGACGCTGGAGGTCTTTACGAAGCAGCAGGGATGGACGAATCAGCCGATTCCGGTTACGGCGAATGCAGAAGATGTTCAGAGCGGTTTGAATTCGGGGCAGTTCAAATGGGCTGCTGGGCAGCAGACAGCCGATTATTTCCGTTCGGGCGGCGCCTTAATCGTGAATAATACATTCCTTGCCGATAGCAATGGCAAATATACCGTCTATGCTGTGGACCAGATTGGCAATGAGACGATTCAGACCATTACCATCGATCAAATCGACCTCATTCCGCCCAGCCTAACATTAACGCCTTCCACAGGGGCGCCAACGAGCCAGGACGTGATGGTTAGCGCCAGCGCAGCTGATCAGGAGAGCGGAATAGCTGAGCTGAAGTGGGCCCAGGGGGATCACAATACCGCCTATTTCACTCAGGGTGGCAGTGTGTTTAACGACAATTTCCCTGTTTCCGAGAATGGTATTTACACGGTGTATGCCGAGGACGGAGCTGGGAATGGAACTGTACAGACGATCACCATAACAAATATTTTCAAGACTGGCCCGAGCCTTACCCTCTCTTTATCTTCAACGAGCTGGAGCAATCAGCCTGTTGCCGTAAATATTAACTATATCGGCAACGGGAGCGGGATTGCCGAGCTGGAGTGGGCCAAGCAGGGGCCGAATGGGCAGCGTGTTGCCCTGAATACGGACGATACCCGATTCCTAGTACATGAGAATGGAGTTTATACGGTATATGCCAAGGACAAAGCCGGGTTCGAGGTAAGTGCCGATATTGAGGTGAGCCGTATCGACGTCGAGGCTCCGCAGCTGGATGTGAGCTTGGATCCAGTGGATTGGACGAATCAGCCTGTCACAATCACCGCAGCAGCTGACGATAATACGGATGATCACGTGGCCTTGAAATGGAATGAGGGACGGCAGCCTGTCTCGTTTTTTCAAAATGGCGGAGGAGTTTCATTCCAAAATTCTTTTCAGGTCAGCCAAAATGGAGAGTATACGGTCTACGCAGAGGATCATGCAGGGAATGGGGCCGCAGAGACAATTGTGGTAAGCAATTATGACGGAACAGAGCCGACGATTCATCTCAGCATAGGGAGCAGTTTGCCGACCAATCAGAGCGTGACGGTAACCGCCGACGTATATGACCGTTTAAGCGGGATCAGCGAAGTGAAATGGGCGGCTGGAGATCAGCCTGTCAGTTATTTTGAGCTGGCCGGTACGGCATTTGGCGGATCAGGCTCCTTTGAAGCTGAGTTGAATGATATTTACACGGTTTACGCCAAGGATCGTGCCGGCAATGCTGCCGTACAAACGATCGAAATCACGAATATCCATAGGGATATACCAGTCATTAAGCTTACGGTATATCCGACGGCATCTACGAACCAGAACGTCACTGTGACTACATCTGTTTACTCGCGAGTAAACCTGATCGCAGAGAAAATGGCGTTCGGATTTCATGAGCCGCCGTACTTCGATGATCACGGGGATCCGCTATTGCCGGAAGTCATCGCCGTGGATAACGGCTGGATCAGCTTCTATGCCAAGGATGAGGCCGGCAATGAAACGGTGAAGCAAATTGAAATTACGAATATTGACCGCAATCGGCCAGTCATTACGTTAACGGGCGATCCGATTATAAGCGTTGTACAAGGCAGTTCCTTTGAAGATCCGGGAGCCTCAGCTGCGGATGATGTGGACGGAGATATTACCCGTAAGATCAGGGTGTCCGGTCAGGTTGATACAGGTGCTGTCGGCGAGTATATTTTGCGCTATAACGTCTCTGATGCAGCGGGGAATGCAGCAGAAGAGGTTGTACGGACCGTGAAAATAACTCCTCGGCCTATTATTGATGACGGCGGGCAGGGAGGCGGCGGGAATGGCGGCGGTAGTGGAGGATCGCCATCTAATGGCGGCAGCCCTTCCAACAGCAGCGCAAATCCGTCCAGCGGGGATAACACGGCTCCAGCCAAGGAGACTGGAGAAGGCTCCAAGCCGGATGGATTGGAATGCTCGGCGGGCGTTCCATGCCGTGATAATGATATCCAAGTATTCCTGAGCGACATTGAAGGACACTGGGCGAGTGAAGCGATCCGGGAGCTTGCAAGAAGGGGGTACATTAAAGGTTACCCTGATGGAACTTTTCAGCCGAATCGCCAGCTAACCAGAGCCGAGTTCGTTACGTTACTGGTCAAGGTCCTAGAGTTGAAGGAGCATGAATTTGCGGCGCAGATTACCCCTGTGTTCGACGATGTGCAAGGACATTGGGCGCAGAAGACTATAGCCGGAGCACAGCACTATGGGCTGATTCACGGCTATCGCGATCGCATATTCGCCCCAGATGAACCGATTACCCGCGAACAAATGGCCTTGATCCTGGCTAAGGCTTATGATTTGAGAGTACAATCGGCTGTCGATTTCGCTGCGATTGAATCAGGTGCTCTGCTGTACGAGGACGCTGACCATATTTCCGCATGGGCGCGGGAAGCCGTTCGTTTGGTAACGGAACAGCAGGTGATGATTGGCCTGCCCGGCAACAAATTTCAGCCGCAAGCGCTCGCGACAAGAGCGGAAGCAGCCGTCGTCTTGCTGAAGCTAATCAGGGAATAG